The Physeter macrocephalus isolate SW-GA chromosome 13, ASM283717v5, whole genome shotgun sequence genome window below encodes:
- the PHPT1 gene encoding 14 kDa phosphohistidine phosphatase: protein MTAADLPQIPDVDIDSDGVFKYVLIRVHAVPPSGAPAGESKEIVRGYKWAEYHADIYDKVSGEMQKKGYDCECLGGGRISHQSQDKKIHVYGYSMGYGRAQHSVSTEKIKARYPDYEVTWADDGY from the exons ATGACGGCGGCGGACCTCCCCCAGATCCCCGACGTGGACATCGACTCCGACGGCGTCTTCAAGTATGTGCTGATTCGAGTCCACGCGGTGCCGCCCTCCGGGGCCCCGGCCGGGGAGAGCAAAGAGATCGTGCGCGGATACAAGTGGGCCGAGTACCACG CGGACATCTACGACAAGGTATCAGGCGAGATGCAGAAGAAAGGCTATGACTGCGAGTGCCTGGGGGGTGGGCGCATCTCCCACCAGAGCCAGGACAAGAAGATCCACGTGTACGGCTACTCCATG GGTTACGGTCGCGCCCAGCACTCCGTCTCCACTGAGAAGATCAAAGCCAGGTACCCTGACTACGAGGTCACCTGGGCCGACGACGGCTACTGA